The proteins below are encoded in one region of Sedimentibacter sp. zth1:
- a CDS encoding ABC transporter ATP-binding protein, protein MKYLIEIVKKNKLLVCVYLLSGILLAFLNNFNANYFQYLIDSFESGSLTVKIIAVYGAVLVVFYILNYIDEYPGRKLEHGIFLDLKLKALNKISLIDYQIYQTMGTGKLVQKIENGAYAGSGILFDFALCLVRELIPSILFSMIFIYKINKTIMFTILVGYVIVFIVTNLLLKVLYQIKDRILSNEEQMNHYLVRGFMEMLVFRINKRFKYEIEKATTAKKEIVNSKVKMTLIHEAFFSIFALLVTFIKIAIIVYGWKTNLLSIGKVVALITLVDNAYTPIAIFNVLFVQYKLDKTAFERYTEFLDEKEDIQLVRGENIKTLKGDISFSSLNFLYENRVIFDGFNLNIKSGQSVALVGESGSGKSTLIKLLVGLLKPSGGNIKVDNYNLSKVNLNSYYDNIAYISQESPIFDGTLRENLAFDKDIDIEYVKNVLEQVELFDLYSKLENGLDTELGERGTVLSGGERQRLALARLWFSEANIVILDEATSALDNITEENVMKNVMHLLSYKTVIVIAHRLNSIKNFEKIIAFKEGKIIGQGNFDDMLKNNEYFNELYYASV, encoded by the coding sequence ATGAAATATTTAATAGAAATAGTAAAGAAAAACAAGTTATTAGTATGTGTTTATTTATTGTCAGGAATTTTATTGGCATTTTTAAATAATTTTAATGCAAATTACTTTCAATATCTGATTGACAGCTTTGAAAGTGGTTCATTGACGGTGAAAATTATCGCAGTCTATGGAGCGGTTCTAGTTGTATTTTATATATTGAATTATATAGATGAGTATCCAGGACGCAAACTTGAGCATGGAATATTTTTAGATTTAAAGTTAAAGGCATTAAATAAAATTAGTTTAATTGATTATCAGATTTATCAAACTATGGGAACTGGTAAGCTAGTGCAAAAAATTGAAAATGGTGCTTATGCTGGCAGTGGCATTTTATTTGATTTTGCATTATGCCTAGTTAGAGAGCTTATACCATCAATATTGTTTAGTATGATATTTATATACAAAATAAATAAAACTATCATGTTTACAATATTGGTAGGATACGTAATAGTATTTATAGTTACAAACTTACTATTAAAGGTATTGTACCAGATTAAGGATCGAATTTTATCTAATGAAGAACAAATGAATCACTATTTAGTACGTGGTTTCATGGAAATGCTTGTGTTTAGGATAAATAAAAGATTTAAATATGAGATTGAAAAAGCAACAACAGCAAAAAAAGAAATTGTAAATTCAAAGGTTAAGATGACACTTATTCATGAGGCTTTCTTTTCAATTTTTGCATTGTTGGTTACTTTTATAAAGATAGCAATAATAGTATATGGATGGAAAACAAATTTATTAAGTATAGGAAAAGTTGTTGCGCTAATAACATTGGTAGACAATGCATACACTCCAATTGCTATATTTAATGTTTTGTTTGTACAATACAAATTAGACAAAACAGCATTTGAGCGTTACACTGAATTCTTGGATGAAAAAGAAGATATTCAACTTGTACGAGGAGAAAATATTAAAACCTTAAAAGGTGATATTTCATTTAGTAGTCTAAATTTTTTATATGAAAATAGAGTTATATTTGATGGTTTTAATTTGAATATAAAAAGTGGTCAAAGTGTAGCACTAGTAGGAGAAAGTGGCTCAGGAAAATCAACTTTGATAAAACTATTGGTGGGACTATTAAAACCAAGCGGTGGTAATATAAAGGTAGATAATTATAATTTATCTAAGGTAAATTTAAATAGTTATTATGACAACATAGCATACATATCTCAAGAATCACCAATCTTTGATGGAACACTAAGAGAAAATCTTGCATTTGATAAAGACATAGATATTGAGTATGTAAAAAATGTTTTAGAGCAAGTAGAACTATTTGATTTATATAGCAAACTTGAAAATGGCTTAGATACGGAATTAGGCGAAAGAGGAACAGTTCTTTCTGGTGGTGAAAGACAAAGATTAGCATTAGCTAGACTATGGTTTAGTGAAGCGAATATAGTAATACTTGATGAGGCAACCTCGGCTTTAGACAATATAACTGAAGAAAATGTAATGAAAAATGTCATGCATTTACTATCATACAAAACAGTAATAGTAATAGCTCACCGCCTAAATTCTATCAAAAACTTTGAGAAAATAATAGCTTTCAAGGAAGGAAAGATTATAGGTCAGGGTAATTTTGATGACATGTTAAAAAATAATGAATATTTTAATGAATTATATTATGCAAGTGTTTAA
- a CDS encoding ABC transporter ATP-binding protein, with translation MKKLFKNFNLPILTRSIALMGNRKNIFVAFILGFCAVELCCTVLYTIGIKGVINAITEMNLKAFWVPMSFIIANHLLWWTYAPISSYVTGKISKGTMRNFKSDFCEHIVRLPMRYHDNKPTSELLSVLLNDTACLSKVYDWSLFQVLRSATGGIGGIVLMAAIDWRFAIVVFSLGTISMLISSHFSKKLEAIGKEQQERLAKTSTDAYELIRAAKTIRLFHLEANRQTEFANIDHNEAAIKTKGGKINAKMNSAISLFNTLSYVTVLFIGAIFVHYGLSDWGTVIALLKLKGTSDMLFVECGQFMAGMQTNVAGIKRVFEIADTEEESEIYSKSCDIPILKMSNIDFDYEDGFHVLQKFNLCLERNTFTVLAGESGSGKSTVMKLILGLYAPNSGTIFTQNADNLRSLTAYVPQEPTLFRGTVYDNIAFGNSNASEDEIISVAKMAGADEFIRKLGNGYQTILFDNGANLSGGQKQRIAIARALIKGASILLLDEITSALDKDMEVAVINTIKNISKYKTVLFITHNPEIVKDSAHIVTINP, from the coding sequence ATGAAAAAATTATTTAAAAATTTCAATTTACCGATATTAACTCGATCAATAGCTCTTATGGGAAATAGAAAGAATATATTTGTTGCTTTCATTCTTGGTTTTTGTGCTGTTGAATTGTGCTGCACAGTTCTTTATACTATTGGAATAAAAGGAGTTATCAACGCCATAACAGAGATGAATCTGAAAGCATTTTGGGTACCAATGAGTTTCATCATAGCAAACCATCTGCTTTGGTGGACCTATGCGCCAATTTCGTCCTATGTAACTGGAAAGATATCTAAAGGTACAATGCGTAATTTCAAAAGCGATTTTTGCGAACATATTGTGCGACTTCCGATGCGTTATCATGACAACAAACCGACAAGCGAACTGTTGTCAGTGCTTTTAAACGATACTGCTTGCCTTTCAAAAGTATATGATTGGAGCCTTTTTCAGGTGCTTAGAAGTGCTACAGGAGGAATAGGAGGAATTGTTTTAATGGCAGCAATTGACTGGCGATTTGCAATTGTAGTTTTCTCACTTGGTACAATTTCCATGTTGATTTCCTCACACTTTTCTAAGAAGCTTGAAGCAATCGGCAAAGAGCAACAAGAGCGACTTGCTAAAACAAGCACAGATGCATATGAGCTTATACGTGCGGCAAAAACTATCCGTCTGTTTCATCTTGAAGCTAACAGACAAACAGAATTCGCCAATATTGATCATAATGAAGCTGCTATTAAAACAAAAGGTGGTAAAATCAACGCAAAAATGAATTCAGCAATATCTCTTTTCAATACGCTTTCTTATGTCACAGTATTATTTATCGGGGCGATTTTTGTACATTATGGTCTTTCTGACTGGGGAACAGTTATTGCGCTTCTCAAACTTAAAGGTACTTCTGATATGTTATTTGTTGAATGCGGTCAGTTTATGGCAGGTATGCAAACGAATGTTGCAGGGATCAAGCGTGTCTTCGAGATAGCAGATACGGAAGAAGAAAGCGAGATATATTCAAAATCTTGTGATATCCCTATACTTAAAATGAGTAATATTGATTTTGATTATGAAGATGGGTTTCATGTATTGCAAAAATTCAACCTCTGCCTTGAAAGAAATACATTTACTGTACTGGCAGGTGAATCAGGTTCTGGAAAAAGCACCGTAATGAAGCTAATACTAGGTCTGTACGCACCAAACAGCGGAACAATATTTACACAAAATGCTGATAATTTACGTAGTCTTACAGCATATGTTCCACAAGAACCTACACTTTTTCGTGGTACAGTTTATGATAACATTGCGTTCGGTAATTCCAATGCAAGTGAAGATGAAATCATTTCAGTAGCAAAAATGGCAGGAGCAGATGAATTCATTAGAAAACTTGGAAATGGATATCAAACTATTTTGTTTGATAACGGTGCAAATCTGTCAGGTGGTCAAAAACAAAGGATTGCTATCGCCCGTGCGCTTATTAAAGGTGCTTCAATATTATTACTTGATGAAATTACATCAGCACTTGATAAAGATATGGAGGTAGCCGTTATCAACACGATTAAGAATATAAGCAAATATAAAACTGTATTGTTTATTACCCACAATCCTGAAATCGTAAAAGATTCTGCTCATATTGTTACCATTAATCCATAA
- a CDS encoding GNAT family N-acetyltransferase, which produces MQYYINGTGYMFDDNIRENRKVRQSFDKLAQKTFGLSFKNWYQNDYWTEKYIPYVLIDGERVVSNVSVNIIDTVWKNEKKQYIQLGTIMTDSEYRGKGLSRLLMEKVLEEWKDKCDAIYLFANDTVLDFYPKFGFVKAHEYQYQISITPKKGVVRKLDMSCTIDRELLFEKYKNSNPFSVLPMVDNVGLLMFYCLQFMKEYVYYVEDCDAVVIAMQDNENLICFDIFCDGESDINDILAITASDDITNVVFGFSPKEIINCRPTLLQEDDTTLFVFSSKENIFVDNKLMFPLLSHA; this is translated from the coding sequence ATGCAATATTATATAAATGGAACAGGATATATGTTTGATGATAATATTAGAGAAAACAGAAAGGTACGACAGAGCTTTGATAAGTTAGCTCAAAAAACCTTTGGATTGTCTTTTAAAAATTGGTATCAAAATGACTATTGGACAGAGAAATATATTCCCTATGTTCTTATAGATGGCGAGCGTGTTGTTTCTAATGTGTCTGTAAACATTATAGACACTGTTTGGAAAAATGAGAAAAAGCAATATATTCAACTTGGAACAATTATGACAGATAGTGAGTATAGGGGCAAAGGGCTATCTCGTCTGCTGATGGAAAAAGTACTGGAAGAATGGAAAGATAAGTGTGATGCAATTTATTTGTTTGCAAACGACACCGTTCTTGACTTTTATCCTAAATTTGGCTTTGTAAAAGCACATGAATACCAATACCAAATATCTATAACTCCAAAAAAAGGAGTTGTTAGAAAACTTGATATGTCATGTACGATTGACAGAGAATTGTTATTTGAAAAGTACAAAAATTCCAATCCGTTTTCTGTTTTACCAATGGTTGATAATGTAGGCTTACTTATGTTTTACTGTTTACAGTTTATGAAAGAATATGTTTACTATGTTGAAGATTGTGATGCTGTTGTAATCGCAATGCAAGATAATGAAAATTTAATTTGCTTTGATATTTTCTGCGATGGAGAAAGTGATATAAATGATATTTTAGCTATTACTGCAAGCGATGATATTACAAACGTTGTATTTGGATTTTCACCTAAGGAAATTATAAACTGTCGACCAACTCTTTTACAGGAGGATGATACTACACTATTTGTATTTTCAAGCAAGGAAAATATTTTTGTAGATAATAAATTAATGTTTCCATTGTTATCTCACGCATAA
- a CDS encoding class I SAM-dependent methyltransferase — MKTVEKVTKSIYESLYNKSVLEVACGCAEFSITASKYAKCVNCIDIDENRLLEEIHSYSNIVFKKMDATDMRFDNASFDTIVMYNAIGHLSDVIEKIVNECIRVLKSDGDIYIITTWKLDRAVINDKLLPFLESKNIRYYSYIKNETLYVRIVK, encoded by the coding sequence ATGAAGACTGTAGAAAAAGTTACAAAGAGTATTTATGAATCATTATATAACAAATCAGTACTAGAAGTAGCGTGTGGATGTGCTGAGTTTTCAATTACAGCATCTAAATACGCTAAGTGTGTAAATTGTATTGATATTGATGAAAATAGGTTGCTAGAAGAAATACATAGTTATTCTAATATAGTATTTAAAAAAATGGATGCAACAGATATGAGATTTGACAATGCTAGTTTTGACACAATAGTTATGTACAATGCAATTGGTCATTTATCTGATGTTATTGAAAAAATTGTAAATGAATGTATACGTGTTTTAAAAAGCGATGGAGATATATACATAATTACTACGTGGAAGCTTGATAGAGCTGTAATAAATGATAAATTACTACCATTTTTAGAAAGCAAAAATATTAGATATTATAGTTATATCAAAAATGAAACTTTGTATGTAAGAATAGTAAAATAG
- a CDS encoding HAD-IA family hydrolase — MIDFKAAIFDLDGTLLNSMDVWEKIDIEFLAKRGYGVPEGYINEICARSFEEAAEYTIKLFGFQEKVDDIVDEWNTMAIYEYSHNINLTYYAKEYLEQLKSAGIKLAVATGLPKELYEPALKNNGIFELFDVMCSTNDVSRGKEYPDVFLLASEKLCVNPKDCIVFEDVLPAIKSSKSAGMKVYGIYDKYSEIHRKEIEQIADGYIMNFKDAPFPFVGELWDLYDKQRNKTNLTLRRGQPILNGLYHLVVSIWVCNSKGQYLMSQRHPEKNYPEYWECTGGSVLAGETSLQGAIREVKEELGVDLYKYSGKIVKSILREDSQDFYDVWMFDIGEDCPELILQKEEVINAKWMNVSEIDKLYEQGMLHPLLMYYKDVL, encoded by the coding sequence ATGATAGATTTCAAAGCTGCTATTTTTGATTTGGATGGAACTTTGTTAAATTCAATGGATGTTTGGGAAAAGATTGATATTGAATTCTTGGCAAAGAGAGGGTATGGTGTACCCGAAGGCTATATTAATGAGATATGCGCTCGTAGTTTTGAAGAAGCTGCCGAATATACCATTAAGTTGTTTGGATTTCAAGAAAAAGTAGATGATATTGTTGACGAGTGGAATACAATGGCAATATATGAATACAGTCACAATATTAATCTGACATATTATGCAAAAGAGTATTTGGAACAGTTGAAATCCGCAGGGATAAAATTAGCAGTTGCAACAGGATTGCCAAAGGAATTATATGAACCAGCATTAAAAAATAACGGTATTTTTGAGTTGTTTGATGTCATGTGTTCAACCAATGATGTTTCTCGTGGTAAGGAGTATCCCGATGTATTTTTACTTGCATCTGAAAAACTGTGCGTTAATCCAAAGGATTGTATTGTTTTTGAAGATGTATTACCTGCAATTAAAAGTTCAAAAAGTGCAGGTATGAAGGTTTACGGGATTTATGATAAATATTCTGAAATACACCGTAAAGAAATAGAGCAAATTGCTGATGGGTACATTATGAATTTTAAGGATGCTCCTTTTCCATTCGTAGGTGAGTTATGGGATTTATATGATAAACAAAGAAACAAAACAAACTTAACACTGAGGCGTGGACAGCCTATTCTAAACGGGCTATATCATCTTGTAGTCAGTATATGGGTGTGTAACAGTAAGGGTCAGTATTTAATGTCACAGCGTCATCCAGAAAAAAACTATCCTGAATATTGGGAGTGTACAGGCGGCTCTGTTCTTGCGGGTGAAACTAGCTTACAAGGAGCAATTAGAGAAGTTAAAGAAGAATTGGGGGTTGATTTGTACAAATATTCAGGTAAAATTGTCAAGAGTATTTTGCGTGAGGATAGCCAGGATTTTTACGATGTTTGGATGTTTGATATTGGTGAAGATTGTCCTGAATTGATACTACAAAAAGAAGAAGTGATTAACGCAAAGTGGATGAATGTTAGCGAAATAGACAAGCTTTATGAGCAAGGTATGCTTCATCCGCTATTGATGTATTACAAGGATGTTCTATAG
- a CDS encoding NAD(P)H-dependent glycerol-3-phosphate dehydrogenase has product MKVSILGCGRWASFLAWYSSKLGHNVLMWGRSGSKQLKKLIEQNHNEYVELTNVKFTFDLEYAIKQSEIIIIAISAQNLRNLAEKILKFDYKDKLFILNMKGIEISTGMRLSSVMEDVLGEELNYCVWVGPGHVQDFTNNIPNCMVVSSANNKCMDEIIENFGSDLIRFYKNSDIIGVEIGAAVKNVIGIAAGMLDGLNLSSLKGALMSRGVVEVSRLIKALGGSSDTAYGLSHLGDYEATVFSTYSQNRMYGEQLVKNQTSNKLAEGVYTAKAIINMNDRLNIDLPIIEGVYNVVFNNINAETVINNLFNRRLHTEF; this is encoded by the coding sequence ATGAAAGTATCAATATTAGGATGTGGTAGATGGGCAAGCTTTTTGGCATGGTATTCTTCGAAGCTTGGTCATAATGTATTAATGTGGGGAAGAAGTGGATCAAAGCAATTAAAAAAATTGATAGAACAAAACCACAATGAATATGTAGAACTCACTAATGTTAAGTTTACATTTGACTTGGAGTATGCAATCAAACAATCTGAAATAATTATAATTGCTATTAGTGCCCAAAATCTTAGAAACTTAGCTGAAAAAATTTTAAAATTTGACTATAAAGATAAATTATTTATTTTGAATATGAAAGGTATAGAAATATCAACAGGAATGAGATTATCATCAGTAATGGAAGATGTATTGGGTGAAGAGCTAAATTATTGTGTTTGGGTTGGCCCTGGACATGTTCAAGATTTTACTAATAATATTCCCAATTGCATGGTTGTTTCAAGTGCAAATAATAAATGCATGGATGAAATTATAGAAAATTTCGGATCTGATTTAATACGTTTTTACAAAAACTCAGATATTATAGGAGTTGAAATAGGTGCAGCAGTTAAAAATGTCATTGGTATAGCAGCAGGAATGTTAGATGGGTTAAATTTATCAAGTTTAAAAGGAGCATTAATGAGTCGAGGAGTAGTTGAAGTATCAAGACTTATAAAAGCTTTAGGAGGAAGTAGTGATACTGCTTATGGACTTTCACATTTAGGAGACTATGAAGCAACTGTTTTTTCAACTTATAGTCAAAATCGCATGTATGGAGAACAACTCGTGAAGAACCAAACGAGTAATAAATTGGCTGAAGGAGTATATACAGCAAAAGCAATAATTAACATGAACGATAGACTTAATATTGATTTACCTATAATTGAAGGTGTTTATAATGTTGTTTTTAATAATATTAATGCAGAAACAGTCATCAATAATTTATTTAACAGGAGATTACATACTGAATTTTAA
- a CDS encoding ABC transporter ATP-binding protein, with translation MYVLETHNLKKYYGQGDNLVKALDNVRFTVDEGEFVAVVGTSGSGKSTLLQMLGGLDIPTDGSVRINERNIYNLKSDELTVFRRRNIGFIFQNYNLINTLNVYDNIVLPIELDGKVPDKKFIDEIIKTLGLETKTNNLPNNLSGGQQQRVAIARALATKPAIILADEPTGNLDSKTTYEVMILLKKLSEKFNQTIVMITHNEEIAKMADRIVRIEDGKLMVGEGVKDEENF, from the coding sequence ATGTATGTTTTAGAAACACACAATTTAAAAAAATATTACGGACAAGGAGATAATTTAGTTAAAGCTCTTGATAATGTTCGTTTTACTGTAGATGAAGGTGAATTTGTTGCAGTAGTTGGCACATCAGGAAGTGGAAAATCAACACTTTTACAAATGTTAGGAGGATTAGATATTCCAACTGATGGCTCGGTTAGAATAAATGAAAGGAATATATATAACCTTAAAAGTGATGAACTTACTGTATTTAGACGTAGAAATATAGGATTTATTTTTCAAAATTATAATTTAATTAATACTTTAAACGTATATGATAACATAGTATTACCGATTGAATTAGATGGTAAAGTTCCCGATAAAAAGTTTATTGATGAAATAATTAAAACTTTAGGATTAGAAACTAAAACTAATAATCTGCCTAATAATTTATCAGGTGGACAACAACAGCGTGTTGCTATAGCACGTGCTCTAGCTACTAAACCAGCAATAATTTTAGCAGATGAACCAACTGGTAATTTGGATTCAAAAACAACCTACGAAGTTATGATTTTATTGAAAAAATTAAGTGAAAAATTCAATCAAACAATTGTCATGATTACACACAATGAAGAAATTGCAAAAATGGCAGACCGTATAGTTAGAATTGAAGATGGAAAGCTAATGGTTGGAGAAGGTGTAAAAGATGAAGAAAACTTCTAA
- a CDS encoding ABC transporter permease, with amino-acid sequence MKKTSKDKNMLDKVSNSYYKSKKLRNIFAIIGIVLTTILFTSLITLGTSMKSSMQDVTLRQIGTSAHICIDNISEEQFEQIKNQKIIKEYGYSIPLALASNEELKTYECEIRYMDEKNAEFGYVYPSIGKMPNMFNEIALDANALKCLGFNNPQIGQKINLSYYLGDKLVKDEFVLSGYWDMDVLAPTGQILVSREYLDKKLVNYKRNDENDLVGRYCLDIKFNNTRNFEKKLFNLESQSKLDFSKIKTKINYAYLNDDSNITFEVILGIILAGSCIAFCGYLIIFNVFYISIYNDIKYYGLLKTIGTTSKQIKKIVRKQAYRISIIGITIGLILGYIVGVYLTPIVMKSFDVSVCKISINPLIFIVSALFSFFTVMISVKKPLKIASQASPMEALTLADIDVVKPTRKSGKNKLYRLSISNVFRNKGRAFLVIVSLSLSLVILNCTYVITNSFDIDKYVNENLVCDYLIYDANSFNIQTENKDKITRDSIDAVLLQEGIKDSSSIRFVDYETPYDIELKNNINKFFESDKIDETLEKDLTSIIEYNKNINTQVYGIENSQLSKINIVNGCIDLDKWNSGNYIIIEPFLFDSTLHYYNIGDKITIKNKEFEVMAIGNIDGNISSRYSNSLSINVYMSQNHFNNIFDESNYLYLLLNVEEGYKQDMERYLENYCKNINPNYSYQSRETFKAEVMSVKNAFLGVGAILTIIIATIGLANLVNTVITSLISRRHELALLQCIGMTKKQVCKMLIGEGVCYFISTCLMTMTIGLGLIYFIVKIACNMLWFLTLKITILPILIVVPIMLILSISVSVIGYKIISKQTIIECLKVD; translated from the coding sequence ATGAAGAAAACTTCTAAAGATAAAAATATGTTAGACAAAGTATCTAATTCATATTATAAATCTAAAAAGTTAAGAAATATCTTTGCTATTATCGGAATTGTTTTAACAACCATATTGTTTACTTCATTGATTACACTAGGAACTAGTATGAAAAGTTCTATGCAGGATGTTACTTTAAGACAAATTGGCACAAGTGCACATATATGCATTGATAATATATCTGAGGAACAGTTTGAACAAATCAAAAATCAAAAAATTATAAAAGAGTATGGATATTCAATTCCTCTTGCTTTAGCTTCAAACGAAGAATTAAAAACTTATGAGTGTGAAATAAGATATATGGACGAAAAAAATGCTGAATTTGGATATGTATATCCTAGTATAGGTAAAATGCCAAATATGTTTAATGAAATAGCATTAGATGCCAATGCATTAAAATGCTTAGGTTTCAATAATCCCCAAATAGGTCAAAAGATAAATCTAAGCTATTATTTAGGTGATAAATTAGTTAAGGATGAATTTGTGTTATCAGGTTATTGGGATATGGATGTATTAGCACCAACTGGTCAGATTTTAGTATCTAGAGAGTACTTAGATAAAAAATTAGTTAATTATAAACGTAATGATGAAAATGATTTGGTTGGACGATACTGTTTAGATATTAAATTTAATAATACTAGAAATTTTGAAAAAAAGTTGTTTAATCTTGAAAGTCAATCAAAACTAGATTTTTCTAAAATCAAAACTAAAATAAATTATGCTTATCTAAATGATGATAGTAACATTACTTTTGAAGTTATACTGGGGATAATACTAGCTGGTTCATGTATAGCGTTTTGCGGGTATCTAATTATCTTTAATGTATTTTATATATCAATATACAATGATATCAAGTACTATGGCTTATTAAAAACCATTGGGACTACATCAAAACAAATAAAAAAAATAGTTAGGAAACAAGCGTATAGAATAAGTATTATAGGTATAACAATCGGATTGATTTTAGGATATATAGTAGGGGTGTATCTTACTCCTATAGTTATGAAATCATTTGATGTTTCTGTTTGTAAAATATCTATAAATCCTTTGATATTTATTGTGTCAGCGTTGTTTTCATTTTTTACAGTAATGATAAGTGTTAAAAAACCATTGAAAATTGCTTCGCAAGCAAGTCCCATGGAAGCACTTACTTTAGCTGATATCGATGTAGTAAAGCCTACAAGAAAATCTGGTAAAAACAAACTATATAGATTGTCAATTTCAAATGTTTTTAGAAACAAAGGTAGAGCATTTTTAGTTATTGTTTCGCTGTCATTGAGTTTAGTTATATTAAACTGTACATATGTAATTACTAATAGTTTTGATATTGATAAATATGTAAATGAAAATCTAGTTTGTGATTACTTAATATATGATGCTAATAGTTTTAATATTCAAACCGAAAACAAGGATAAAATAACACGAGATTCTATTGATGCTGTTTTACTTCAAGAGGGTATAAAGGATAGCAGTAGTATAAGGTTTGTTGATTATGAAACTCCATATGATATTGAACTTAAAAATAATATTAATAAATTTTTTGAATCAGATAAAATTGACGAAACATTAGAAAAAGATTTGACCAGTATTATTGAATACAATAAAAATATAAATACACAAGTTTATGGTATAGAAAACTCTCAATTATCCAAAATCAATATAGTTAATGGGTGTATAGATTTAGACAAGTGGAATAGTGGAAATTATATTATTATAGAACCTTTTTTATTTGATAGTACTCTGCACTATTATAATATTGGAGATAAAATAACTATAAAAAATAAAGAATTTGAAGTAATGGCAATTGGAAATATAGATGGCAATATATCAAGCAGATATAGCAATTCACTATCTATTAATGTTTATATGTCACAAAACCATTTTAATAATATATTTGATGAAAGTAATTATTTATACCTTTTGCTAAATGTTGAAGAAGGATATAAACAAGATATGGAGCGATACTTAGAAAATTATTGCAAAAACATAAATCCTAATTATAGCTATCAGTCGAGAGAAACATTTAAAGCAGAAGTTATGAGTGTTAAAAATGCTTTTTTAGGTGTAGGAGCAATATTAACTATTATAATAGCAACGATAGGTTTAGCTAATTTAGTAAATACAGTAATTACTTCTTTAATTTCAAGAAGACATGAATTGGCATTGCTACAATGTATTGGTATGACAAAAAAACAAGTATGTAAAATGTTAATTGGCGAAGGTGTTTGTTATTTTATATCTACATGCTTGATGACAATGACAATTGGTTTAGGTCTTATTTATTTTATTGTAAAAATTGCATGTAATATGTTGTGGTTTTTAACTTTAAAAATTACGATTTTACCTATTTTAATTGTAGTACCAATTATGCTTATATTGTCAATAAGCGTATCAGTTATTGGATATAAGATAATATCAAAACAAACAATAATTGAGTGCTTGAAAGTAGATTAA